A window of Prolixibacter sp. SD074 contains these coding sequences:
- the xseB gene encoding exodeoxyribonuclease VII small subunit: MTKKKISYKEAVNEIEEILEQMESEELDVDQLSDKVKRVSYLIKVCKDRLHQTEEEVENILDQMDDN; encoded by the coding sequence ATGACAAAGAAGAAAATTTCATACAAAGAAGCGGTTAATGAAATAGAAGAGATACTGGAGCAGATGGAAAGTGAAGAACTTGATGTGGATCAACTTTCTGACAAAGTGAAAAGAGTATCCTATCTGATTAAAGTATGCAAAGACCGGTTACACCAAACGGAAGAGGAAGTTGAGAATATCCTCGATCAAATGGATGATAATTAA
- a CDS encoding TonB-dependent receptor translates to MKKFLFLWMLLLVFFSANAQNTLNGRVENEKGQPLIGANVVIENTFAGMPTDQNGKFRFDGLKPGNYELQVSYLGYQPVSSKITFPEKDLVTITMKPSAVLADEVIVSATRAGNKTPIAYSDVTKKSIEEQNMGQDIPYLLSMTPSLVTTSDAGTGIGYTGFRIRGTDANRINVTVNGIPVNDAESHGVYWVDLPDLASSLQNVQVQRGVGTSTNGAGAFGATINMQTNNLNKDAYAEVNSSAGSFNTFKNTVSAGTGLLNGKFSFDARLSKITSDGYIDRGWSDLKSYYVSGGYYTANSILKANIFSGVEKTYQAWYGIPSDILATNRRYNPAGEYTDSRGKVHYYNNETDNYWQDNYQLLYSHRFNEYLNLNAALHYTYGRGYYEEYKPDQSFSDYLMTPPASGGTQVQSTDLVRRKWLDNDFYGTTFSLNYDKAKNNWTLGGAWNQYDGRHFGKVIWAQYYGENPINHQWYYSTGLKTDYNVYGKLNHQFSSKLNAYIDMQYRHISYKIDGNDDNLRNLTQNHYFDFFNPKIGLYFTPNDRNKMYVSFAEAHREPNRDNYKDANPNGPLPTSETLNDYEAGYNFRSTDFAFGVNLYFMDYVNQLILTGEINDVGSAIMTNSPDSYRAGIELTAGWKIGKTLRWDANATFSRNKIKNFTEYVDDWDNWGQQVSNYLGNTDIAFSPDVVAGSKLSWKPADAFSVNLSAHYVGKQYIDNTSSGQRKLNAYFFSNLKADFHIPTNLFKELTLSVMVNNIFNAMYESNAWVYSYYENGVRKKMDGYYPQAGINYLAGIRARF, encoded by the coding sequence ATGAAAAAATTTCTTTTTTTATGGATGCTGCTGCTGGTTTTCTTTTCAGCGAATGCACAGAACACACTGAATGGACGTGTGGAAAATGAAAAGGGCCAACCGCTCATTGGGGCCAATGTTGTTATTGAGAACACATTTGCCGGGATGCCGACAGACCAAAACGGAAAATTCCGTTTTGACGGATTAAAACCGGGGAATTATGAGCTTCAGGTTTCCTACCTGGGCTACCAACCAGTTTCCAGTAAAATTACATTCCCGGAAAAAGATTTAGTCACCATTACCATGAAGCCTTCGGCTGTGCTGGCCGATGAGGTTATCGTTTCGGCAACGCGGGCAGGCAACAAAACGCCGATCGCCTATTCTGATGTAACGAAAAAAAGCATTGAAGAGCAGAACATGGGACAGGATATTCCCTATTTGCTGAGCATGACACCTTCGTTGGTGACAACATCCGACGCCGGGACTGGAATTGGCTATACCGGTTTCCGGATACGGGGAACCGATGCCAATCGTATCAACGTAACGGTGAATGGAATTCCGGTAAACGATGCCGAATCGCATGGAGTGTACTGGGTAGATTTGCCCGACCTGGCTTCGTCACTCCAAAATGTGCAGGTTCAGCGTGGTGTGGGGACATCAACCAATGGCGCCGGAGCTTTTGGTGCAACCATCAACATGCAAACCAACAACCTAAATAAAGATGCTTACGCAGAAGTCAATTCTTCTGCCGGTTCTTTCAACACCTTCAAAAACACAGTATCGGCCGGAACCGGTTTGTTAAATGGTAAATTCTCGTTCGATGCCCGGCTTTCTAAGATCACTTCTGACGGCTATATCGACCGGGGATGGTCTGATTTAAAATCATATTATGTCTCAGGTGGGTATTACACCGCCAACTCAATCCTGAAGGCCAACATCTTCTCAGGTGTAGAAAAAACATACCAGGCATGGTATGGAATACCATCGGATATACTGGCTACAAACCGCAGATATAATCCGGCCGGCGAGTATACCGACTCCCGGGGGAAGGTGCATTACTACAATAACGAAACCGACAATTACTGGCAGGATAATTATCAATTGCTCTACTCTCATCGTTTTAACGAGTATCTTAACCTGAACGCCGCACTGCACTATACATACGGCCGTGGCTATTACGAAGAATACAAGCCGGATCAAAGCTTTTCGGATTACCTGATGACGCCTCCGGCCAGCGGTGGCACCCAGGTACAATCCACTGATTTAGTTCGCCGGAAGTGGTTGGACAATGACTTTTACGGAACCACCTTTTCACTAAATTACGACAAGGCCAAAAACAACTGGACATTGGGTGGTGCATGGAACCAATACGATGGCCGACACTTCGGTAAAGTAATCTGGGCTCAATATTACGGCGAAAATCCAATTAACCACCAATGGTACTATTCCACGGGACTTAAGACGGATTATAACGTATATGGCAAGTTGAACCATCAATTCTCGTCAAAACTGAATGCCTATATTGATATGCAGTACCGGCATATCAGCTATAAAATTGATGGCAATGACGATAATCTGCGCAACTTAACCCAAAATCACTACTTCGATTTCTTTAATCCGAAAATAGGGCTATATTTCACGCCCAACGACCGGAATAAAATGTATGTTTCCTTTGCTGAGGCGCATCGTGAACCCAACCGTGACAACTATAAAGACGCTAATCCAAACGGGCCCTTACCTACTTCGGAAACGCTGAACGATTATGAGGCGGGTTATAATTTTCGGTCGACGGACTTCGCTTTTGGTGTCAATCTCTACTTCATGGATTATGTGAATCAGCTTATCCTGACAGGGGAAATCAACGATGTTGGTTCTGCGATCATGACCAATAGCCCCGACAGTTACCGCGCGGGAATCGAGTTAACGGCAGGTTGGAAAATTGGCAAAACACTGCGATGGGATGCCAATGCAACCTTTAGTAGAAATAAGATTAAAAATTTCACCGAATATGTTGACGATTGGGATAACTGGGGGCAGCAGGTTTCCAATTACCTTGGAAACACGGATATTGCCTTTTCACCAGATGTGGTAGCAGGAAGTAAATTAAGCTGGAAACCAGCTGACGCATTTTCTGTTAACCTGTCTGCTCATTACGTTGGAAAACAATACATCGACAATACTTCGTCGGGCCAACGAAAACTGAATGCCTACTTTTTCAGTAACCTGAAAGCCGATTTTCACATACCCACCAATCTATTCAAGGAATTAACCCTTTCTGTTATGGTAAACAACATCTTTAATGCCATGTACGAAAGCAATGCGTGGGTTTACTCCTATTACGAAAATGGTGTGAGGAAAAAGATGGATGGATATTATCCGCAGGCGGGTATCAATTACCTGGCCGGGATTCGAGCCAGATTTTAA
- a CDS encoding lytic transglycosylase domain-containing protein gives MMGKWKKITLLVAFAGLLPATLIAKDDSKTSRDYDLKKAKFIAVTKLDTVDNGYDKTYTLPDEDLSELEAQKLDSMVNTWYVQNAFEFDSLSYNTLPDSLRKALPDSVYINRLQNIDSYIDLSFNNTVKNFITLYTIKRRDQVQVMLGLANYYFPMFEQILDKYNLPLELKYMAIIESALNPKAFSRAGACGLWQFMYGTGKMYGLEINSYVDERRDPVNSTEAAAKFLQDLYNIYGDWHLVIAAYNCGPGNVNKAIRRSGGARDYWKIYYHLPRETRGYVPAFIAAAYVMNYAKEHHLAPTGPSFDIVTDTIQVHNYLAFEQVSTVLNIPVDELRDLNPQYRRDIIPAKPDKPYTLKIPANKISDFIDKESFVFAYNRDKFFPNNKIVVPSRHYSYFTPGDVAGKDKVYYTVKRGDNVGFIAEWFHVRASELRYWNNIRRNLIRVGQKLVIYVPKGKGAHYKQYNSMTLAQKQSGKVPQNNTVSSTVDVNGPYTIYTVRRGDNLWTIARKFPGISNFDIMKMNNISNAKSLRPGQKLKIPSNA, from the coding sequence ATGATGGGAAAGTGGAAAAAAATTACCTTACTCGTGGCGTTTGCGGGATTGCTCCCGGCAACATTGATTGCTAAGGACGATTCCAAAACCAGCCGCGATTACGATTTAAAGAAGGCAAAATTTATTGCTGTTACCAAACTCGACACGGTCGATAATGGTTACGACAAAACCTATACCCTTCCGGACGAAGATTTAAGTGAGCTGGAAGCCCAAAAACTCGATTCGATGGTCAATACCTGGTATGTCCAGAATGCCTTCGAATTCGATAGTCTCAGCTATAATACCCTACCTGATTCACTGAGAAAAGCACTTCCGGACTCTGTTTACATTAACCGGCTTCAGAATATTGATTCGTACATTGATCTCTCTTTCAACAATACAGTCAAGAATTTCATCACTCTTTATACCATTAAACGGCGCGACCAGGTCCAGGTCATGTTGGGGCTGGCTAATTATTACTTCCCGATGTTCGAGCAAATCCTCGACAAGTATAATTTGCCGCTTGAGCTGAAATATATGGCCATCATCGAGTCGGCATTAAACCCAAAAGCCTTCTCCCGCGCCGGAGCTTGCGGTTTGTGGCAGTTTATGTATGGAACAGGTAAAATGTATGGACTGGAGATCAATTCATATGTTGACGAACGTCGCGACCCGGTTAATTCGACCGAAGCGGCAGCCAAGTTCCTGCAGGATCTGTACAATATTTATGGCGACTGGCATTTGGTGATTGCAGCGTATAACTGTGGCCCCGGAAATGTAAATAAAGCAATTCGCCGTTCGGGTGGAGCACGGGATTACTGGAAAATTTATTATCATCTTCCACGCGAAACCCGTGGTTATGTGCCTGCATTTATTGCCGCTGCATATGTCATGAATTATGCAAAAGAGCATCATTTGGCTCCCACCGGGCCTTCATTCGATATTGTCACCGACACCATTCAGGTTCACAATTACCTTGCTTTTGAGCAGGTTTCTACTGTACTGAATATTCCGGTAGACGAGCTTCGCGATTTAAACCCACAATATCGCAGGGATATTATTCCGGCAAAACCGGATAAGCCTTACACGCTGAAGATTCCGGCCAATAAAATTTCTGATTTTATCGACAAAGAATCGTTTGTTTTCGCGTATAACCGCGATAAGTTTTTCCCCAACAACAAAATCGTTGTTCCCAGCAGGCATTATTCATATTTCACCCCAGGTGACGTCGCAGGCAAAGACAAAGTTTACTACACCGTAAAAAGAGGCGATAATGTGGGATTTATTGCTGAATGGTTCCATGTAAGAGCGTCCGAGCTCAGGTATTGGAATAACATTCGCCGCAACCTGATTCGCGTTGGACAAAAATTGGTTATTTACGTACCAAAAGGTAAAGGAGCGCATTACAAACAGTACAACTCCATGACCCTTGCGCAAAAACAGTCAGGTAAAGTTCCTCAAAACAACACCGTTTCTTCAACGGTAGATGTAAACGGACCATATACCATTTACACGGTACGCAGAGGCGACAATCTCTGGACGATTGCACGGAAATTTCCCGGGATTTCCAATTTCGATATCATGAAAATGAATAACATCAGTAATGCCAAGAGCCTACGTCCCGGACAGAAACTGAAAATTCCAAGTAACGCATAA
- a CDS encoding DUF5683 domain-containing protein, whose product MKKFLSGLLIIICLLGGSLASQAQVRKTVNDSVKISESLYKKKHSPKKASIYSALFPGLGQIYNGKYWKLPIIYGGFAGLIYGFSWNNNLYNDYFDAYRTISQYSSPSQLSDKDKAYLDKFINNPSIDLTNPTHFTYVTKQLQSGKDFYRRNRDLTIIGMFALHVLNIIDASVDANFFDYDISDDLSMRVEPLPMNFYGRQTVGVKVNIKF is encoded by the coding sequence TTGAAAAAATTTTTATCGGGGCTACTTATTATTATATGCCTGTTAGGGGGTAGTTTAGCAAGCCAGGCACAGGTGCGGAAAACGGTGAATGACAGCGTAAAGATATCGGAGAGCCTTTACAAGAAAAAACATTCACCGAAAAAAGCATCCATCTATTCAGCCCTGTTTCCAGGTCTTGGGCAGATATATAATGGCAAATACTGGAAACTTCCGATTATTTACGGAGGTTTCGCAGGTTTGATATACGGTTTCAGTTGGAACAATAATCTGTACAACGACTATTTCGATGCCTACCGTACTATATCACAGTATAGTAGTCCAAGCCAATTGTCAGATAAAGACAAGGCATACCTTGATAAATTCATCAATAATCCCTCTATCGATCTGACCAACCCTACTCATTTTACTTATGTAACCAAGCAGCTGCAAAGCGGCAAAGATTTTTATCGGAGAAACAGGGATTTAACAATTATTGGTATGTTTGCACTGCATGTGTTGAATATCATTGATGCAAGCGTTGACGCTAACTTTTTTGATTATGACATCAGTGATGATTTAAGTATGAGGGTAGAACCTCTACCTATGAACTTCTATGGCAGGCAAACAGTTGGCGTAAAGGTCAACATCAAATTTTAG